The genomic interval GCGGGTAACGCTGGTCGACACGACGAACGAGAATCAGATAGTCGACGTGGCCTACTTCAAAATCAAGTGGGTAGAAAATTCCGTCAGCCCCGACCCGATCGAACTGGGCGAGATCAAGACTTATGTCCAGAATCTGAGCTGCTCCGCCATCGAAAACGACTTCCTCTGGAAAGACATGACGCAGTACGTCTATGCTAAGGTGAAGGAAGGCGGCATGTCGAAAGACGAATTCGAAGCTATCTACAAACTGAAAGTCAACGGCGAGGGTACCTTCGGCGAAGGCGACGGCGTAATTACCGAGCAGACTTCGGACGTATCCGAGGACGCCGTAGCCCTGAAATGGACGCTCGACGCCGAGGCGATCGGCAAGATCGTACCGGCCACGTCGAAAGAGTACAGCATCCTGATCACCTATACCGATCCGAAAGGCGTTGCGGGCGATGTGACCTTCTCGCTGAAGTGCACCGTCAACGTCACTCTGCCGTCGATCAGCGGCTACTACGACCATTACTGGCTCACTCCGGGCAAGCTGGTCAACATCTATCCGGTTCAGTACAACCCGGATACGAACGTGATGCCGGCAGGAACGACCTGCGTCTACAACTACGACCTGATGCAGCTCTTTACGCCGGGCGCGGATATCGTGAAAGACGTGCTTACGCCGTGCGGGAAATGGGATTTGCAGTTCGCCCTGACTCAACCCGTAACGGGATACGCTCCGAACCTCTCCGTCGAACCGGCCGGAGCGGCCGATGACGCGGGCTACTCGCTGCTCAAAGGCGGGGAAACGGCCGCTGAGCTGACCTTCGCCGACGGAGTCGACAACTGGTATGCGCCGAGACATCCGGACGCGAACGCCGTCAGCTTCTCGATCGAGAAAAACGACGCGGGCAAGAACCTGATCGACAGCGATACGCCCAAGCAGGTTACGTTGAAAGTATGGGCCGACCTGAACGGATACAACAAGATGCAGGTGGCCGAATTCAACGCGAACATCATCGCCCCGCTGACGATCAACGCCGAACTGGAAAACGCTTCGTTCCGGGATCACGTGATCGGAGGCTCGGAGATCGACTGCTCGAACGCTTTCACGATGACCGACTTTAACGGCTATATCGTAGCCGAAAGCGACATCGTCGACGCGGAGGAGAAAGAGAAGTACGCCGCTGCGCTCTGGAAATACTATGAAGTCGAAAGCGTGGTATGGGACACCGACAACGCCAAGATCGGCATGAAACGGGAGGGAGGCAGCATCAAGCCCGACGACCAGCTGACAGCCGAGCAAAGCATGCCGCTTGCCGATGTCTATGCCGGAGCCTCGATCACGGCCAAAGACTCCAAGCTCGTATTCACAAACAACAGCGCAGGAGCCGGCGTCGAAGAAGCCTGCAACGTCTTCATCCCCGCTACGGTGAAATACGGCTACGGCGAAACGACCAAGTGGGTCAAAGTACGTCTGGAACCGGGCAAATAACCGCCACCTGATTCTGTTTACGAAAGAGCGCCTCGAAGATTCGAGGCGCTCTTTTTCTATTCCGACGACAACCGGCGTTCCCCGCGCCTCACGGAACCGACCGGCTCCGTCGGGCGATTCGTTTCGTCCGAATACAGCGGTATGTCCGACGGGCGCACTCGTTCCGATCTCCTCCATCAAAGCATGCCCCGGGCAGGAAAGAACCGTCGCCCCGCCTAAAAAGCATCCGATCCGATCCACTCCGCAACCGGCCCGAGACGGGTATCGCGATAAAAACGGAACAAACACCCGAAAACGCCCCCGCAAGCGAAAAAGCATCCGGGTTCCCTCCCTCTTGTCCGATTCCGCAAACCGACCCGCCGAGAATCATCCCGGCGAGGCAGACCGGAAACGGCTCTATCCGTGACCGGAAAAGCGAGAACCGAGTTCTTGCCGTCCCGCCGAAGCGTAAAAACACTTGACGGAGCGATGCGACCAGCTTATGATCGCACCGGAATCCGTGCAACCAGCTCCGGCAAACTACTTTTTCTCCGGAACCCAGCAGTTCAGATGATTGCCGGGCGTCACGACGACGAACTTGTAGAAACCGTTCGGATCGTCGCCCGTATCGAACACGAAGCGCCGCTCTCCCGCTTTCACGCGGCCGGCTTTCGTCCACTGGTCGCACTGTCCGTTTTTGAAATCGTTGGTCCTCGAAACGTAAACGGTAGCCGGCGCCCGGTCGTCGAGACTTTCCCACGTCAGCTCGATCGTCCGGTTGCCGCGCACGGCCTCGAGAGCGCAGATATCGGCTTCCCCGATGAAAGGCGCTCCGTCCTGTTCCCACAACACCTCCTGAGGCACGTCGAAATCCAAAAAGCGAGCGAGCGACGGAGCGATGTCGACGATCGACAGCCATGGTTCGGCGAAGCGGGCATTTCCCCGAACGTTCGTCGCGATCCACGAGGTCCGCTCGCGCGCGGACTGTCCGCCGTGATGATGACCGTCGTCGCCCCGGCCGTGGTCGGTCGTCACGACGACCATCCACTCCTCGTCGAAATATTTCTCGCGGTATTCGACCGCTTCCCAAATGCGTTCGATCTGACGGTCGGCCTTCATCACGTACTCGTCGAAATAATCGCCGTTGCCGTAGATATGCCCGGCATCGTCGGTATACCACAGATAGACCCAGCTCAGGTCCGGCGCCTGCTCGCGGATACCGGCCGCCGCAGCCCTCGACACCGTATCGTCGATGCGATAGACTTGCAGATCGTCCTTCTCCTTGGGATAGTTCTTCTGGTCGAGATCGAAACCGTCGACGACATAGTCGATCCTCAGGTCTCCCGTCTCGGGCAACCCTTCGCCGAGCAACACGGTGCGGTTGTCGGTCCAGCTCGAATAGAGAGCCGTCGTCACGTCCCGCTTCTGCTCCTTGGCGATCCGGAAAATCGACCAGTAGCTGTAATCGGGCTTCGGAGAATTGTCCCATACGTTGTGTTTGTTGGCCCATGCGGAGGTCAGGATGCAGTTGTACCCGACAGCCGAAATGGTCGGCGTTTCGCAGTACGTGCCGGCGATCCCGCCGCAGTAGGCCCTCGAATAGCCGCCCTCGGCCGCGATCCGGCCGATTGCAGGCGGTTTCAGCCGCTCGATCATATCGGCCGGAACACCGTCCACGATGATAAATACCGCCTTTTTCGCCTTCGCCCCGTATCCGCCCCAAGGGAGCAGCAGCAGGATCGACAGAATGATCAGGATGTGTTTGCGATTCATGCTTTCCTCGTTTAAATCGTTCAATGGAAGCCCAAATTAACGATTTTTTTCGGATTCATCCTTTGCTTCGCAGGAAAAACCGAGCACGCGCCGGTCTTTTCCCTCTTAACATTCTTTTTACGTGAAGCCCGGTTCGTAACTTAAACTTCACGGTTTGGTCTCGGTACGTTAACCAGCCGTACCGCAGGGACCGGTAACTTTGCGGCATCGAAAACCAATACGCCTCTATCAACTCATGACCCGACTGACATCGTTCTTTTTCATGCTGAGCATGCTTTCCTTTCCGGCACGGGCCGACGCCCAAGCCGCTTCGGCCGTCGTGCACGGCACCGTTGTCGATGTATCGAGCGCCCCGATCGTCGGAGCGACGGTCGCCATCGAAGGAACGACGCTCGGAGCGATCACCGACTCCGAAGGCAAATTTCTGATTCTCGGCGCCGAACCCGGAACGGCCGTTGTCACGGTGTCGTTCATCGGCTACAAACGATTCCGCAGCGAACCGCTCGAACTGCGCAGGGACGAATCTTGCGAGTTGAGCGTAACGCTCGAGCCCGAATCGTCGCAGCTCGACGGAGCCGTGGTCGTCGCGACGCGCAAGGTCGACAGCGACGCGGGACTGATCGCGCAGATGCGATCGGCCCGCTACGTCGCCAGCGGCATATCGGCCCAGACGATCGCCCGCACTCAGGACAAGGACGCTTCGGAAGTAATCCGCCGCGTCCCGGGCATTTCGGTCATCGACGACAAGTTCGTCATCGTCCGCGGACTGGCCCAACGCTACAACAACGTATGGATCAACGGGGCGGCCGTGCCGAGCTCCGAAGCCGACACGCGCGCGTTCTCGTTCGACGTCCTGCCCAGTTCGCAGATCGACAACCTGCTAATCGTCAAGTCGCCCGCACCGGAACTGCCGGCCGACTTCTCGGGCGGTTTCATCCGAATCCGTACGAAAGTCGTACCCGAGGAAAACTCGCTGACGATCAGCTACGGCACAGGATTCAACAGCGTCACGCACTCGAACGATTTCCGCTATGCCCCGGGCAGCGCAACCGACTGGCTCGGCTTCGACAACGGCATGCGCTCGCTGAAAAACGTTCCGCATCGCGTGGACAACGACGACGTCACGACGGTCGACCGCGTGACCCGCACCGGCTTCAACAACGACTGGAGAGTGCTGAGCCGCCGCCCGACAATCGACCAGAAACTGAACATAGCGCTGAACCGTCGCTTCGTGACCGCCCGCCGCGACGCGGTCGGGCTGGTCGCGGCATTGAACTACTCGAACACGAACAAAAGCCTGCTGCGCATGGAAAACTCGCAGTTCGGCATCTACAACTACACCGAAGACGAACCTCTGTACAACTTCAAATACACCGACAACCAATACACGAACGACGTGAAGCTCGGCGCTATGCTGAATCTCTCTTACGTTCCGGCAGCCGACAAGCGCTCGTGCGTAAGCCGTTACGAATTCCGCAACATATTCAACCAATTGGGACGCAACCGTTTCACCGACCGCGAAGGATGGCGCAACGTCAGCGGATATTACGAGCAGCAGCAGGACGAATACTTGTACGTGAGCCGTAGCGCCTACACGGGCCAGTTCGCAGGCAGTCACGACTGGATCCGCAGCGGCGCGAAGTTCGACTGGAACGCAGCCTACTCCTACTCGAACCGCCGCCAGCCCGACCGCCGGATCGTCGAGCGCGAGAAAAATCCCGAAAACGGCATTTACGAATACTCGATCGATCAGGGCAGCGTATCGCGCTACTTTACCTCGCTCGACGAGCACGTCGTTTCGGCCGGAGCGAACCTGAGCCTGCCGCTCTTTCCCGACGGGATGCTCCGCCCCGAGTTACGCACCGGACTATACGGCGAATACAAAACGCGCCGCTACGCTACCCGCAACTTCCTCTACAAGTGGAATGCCTATCAGAACAAGCTGCCCGCCGGTTTCGGCTCGCTGCCCGCCGAGCAGATCTTCGCACCGGAAAATCTGGGCGCACCCGACAAGCTGCACGTTCAGGACGAAACGCACAACACGGACGACTACTCGGCCCACAGCGACGTGCTGGCCGCCTACGCGGCGCTGAACATGTCGCTCGGGCGCTTCAACGTCTACGCCGGCGTCCGTTTCGAAAGCTACCGCTCTTCGCTCGAAAGCTATCCGTCGGAAACCAATTTCCGGACCCGGACGAACACCTACCGATACAACAACGCGCTGCCGTCGCTCAACGCCACGTATAACCTGACGCCCCGGATGCTCGTCCGGCTGGCATACGGCATGAGCGTCAACCGGCAGGAGTTCCGCGAGCTGTCGCCGTCGACTTACTACGATTTCGACATGTTCAGCACGATTACCGGCAATCCGGACCTCCGGCAGGCCGTCGTGCAGAACGTCGACCTGCGCTACGAACTCTATCCGGCCGCCGGCGAAACGATTTCGGTCGCCGTCTTCTACAAGCATTTCAAGAATCCGATCGAATGGAACTATGTCGATGCCGGCGGCTCCTACCAGTTTTCGTTCGAGAACGCCCGCTCGGCCCGCAACTACGGCGTCGAGATCGATCTCAGGAAAAGCCTTGCGTTCATCGGCATGAACAATTTCATGCTGACGTTGAACGCCGCATGGATCGAAAGCAAGGTTCTGTTCGGCGAGCAAAGCCGCGAACACGACCGGCCGATGCAGGGACAGTCGCCCTATCTGGTCAACGCCGGACTGTTTTACCAGAACGGCCGGATCGGCTTCGCGGCCGGCATTCTCTACAACCGCATCGGCAAACGAATCGTCGGCATCGGCCGGGTCAGCACGAGCGGAGGCGACACGTTCAACAGCAATATCCCGGACATGTACGAGATGCCGCGCAACTCGCTCGATCTGACGGTCGGCCAACGCCTCTGCAAATGGCTCGAAGCGAAGGCCGCCGCGCGCGACCTGCTCGGCGACGCGGTCCGCTTCATGCAGTTTCCGCGCTTCAGGGACTCGGAGGGCGTCGTGCACGAACGCTCCCAAACAACCAAGCGCTATTATCCGGGCCGCAGCTTCTCGCTGTCGCTGACGGCCACGTTCTGACCCTCGCGGCATACGAAAAACGAGTAAATCTCACGTCTTCGGAAACACCATTCATTCCTTAAACTATCTACACGATGAAAAAACAGATGATTCTGGCCATGATGGCCTCGGTCGCCATACTGGCGGCCTGTTCGGACGATGACAACGGCAGCGGAAATCCCGGTCCCGGTCCGGCCCCCTCGGGCGTCTACGAAACGGGGCTCGTATTCGGCGAAAAGGAAGGATCGGACTCGGTTTACTACATAGGCAACGGCGACAAGCACTTTCCCGCACCGAAAGGCGACTACGTGCTGAACGCCTCGCGCAAGTACAAACTGCGCGGCTGGGTTTACATCGAGGACGGATCGACGATCACGATTCCGGCCGGTACCGTCATCCGGGGCGACAAGCAGACTCAGGCAGCGCTGATTATCGAGCGGGGCGGCCAGATCTTCGCCCGGGGGACCGCTTCCAAGCCGATCGTCTTCACGTCGGAAGAGGCTCCCGGCAACCGTCGGCCGGGCGACTGGGGCGGACTGATCCTCTGCGGCCGCGCCAGCAACAATAAGGGCGAGCAGCAGATCGAGGGCGGTCCCCGCTCGTATCACGGCGGAGGCAGCAACCCGGTCGACACCGACAACTCGGGCGTGCTGAGCTACGTGCGCGTCGAGTTCGCCGGCTTCCCGTTCCAAACCGACAAGGAGATCAACGGCATCACGTTCGGCTCGGTCGGCAGCGGAACGACGGTCGACCACCTGCAAGTATCCTACTCGAACGACGACTCGTTCGAATGGTTCGGCGGCTCGGTCGGTTGCAAATACCTGGTAGCTTATCACGGTTGGGACGACGATTTCGACACCGACAACGGCTTCTCGGGCAACTTGCAGTTTTTGCTCGGCGTGCGCGATCCGCGCATCGCGGATAAATCGCTGTCGAACGGCTTCGAGTCGGACAACAACTCCGACGGTTCGGACGAGGAGCCTTACACGACGGCCCGTTTCTGCAACGTGACGCTGATCGGCCCGATGGGTCAGGACGCCGCATTCTATAACCAGTCGGCTTCGACCGAAAATCCCGGAGCCTACATCAACGCGGGCGAAATGTTCCCGAACAACGGCTCGGGCCTCGGCCAGTTTCAGGCAGGCGTGCAAATCCGGCGCAACTCGCGCATCAGTCTATACAATTCGATCGTAACGGGATGGCCCGTCGCGCTGATGATCGAAAAGGACAAGGGCGATTCGCCCGCGGCGGCCACAGCAGGCCTGTTCGAAATCAGTAACGTCCACTTCTCGGGGTACGACAAAGCACTCGAATCGTTCGACAACACGGCAATCGATCCGGTCGTCGGGATTCTTTCGTCCGACCAAAACAAGACATGGTTCAAGGGGAACGGCTTCACGGACGGCATCTTGCTCCGGGAAAGCTATGCCAACAAGTTCTACGACGCGATCGACGGCGTGGGACTGGCGCAACCCGTCAGCACGCGCTCGGGCTTCGATCCCCGGCCAGGCGCCGGCAGCGCTGCCGTGAACGCTTCGTACACGGTTCCTTCAGGCTTCGACGCCTCGGGCAACGGTTTCGCCGGCGCTTTCGGAACCGGAGAGAACTGGATGGACGGATGGACCAACTTCGATCCGCAGAACACGGTATACTGATCGCACCGTCGGCCGCTCGAAGGCCGCTCATAGGTAAACCGCATAGCGGCCATCGGCCGTTATGCGGTTTACCGTTCCGGAGAGAATCGGGAAAGCGGCCAAACGTCTCTATTCCCGATGCGGAAGTACGACCCGATTCGCAGGATATCAACTCGGAGAGCCTTTACCCGGTTACGACGGCAACGTCTCGTCCGGACACACGAAGCCCCGTGCTGCTCGAGGTTCCAGAGCTCGGATGAGAGAAGTCCGGACCCTCGGTGAATGTGTGCGCACGGGGCTCGTATGGCCAAATTCCGCAGACGAACGCGCCGCCATCGGGAATCCCTACGGAACAGTCTATTCAATAATCGAGCCTTTCTGCTCTCGGCATTCCGATTTTTTATCGCGCGGGCAGACGAGGCCCTATCACCCGCCTCCAGCCGCGCCTTCGGGACGCAAACTCTCGTCTCGGAAATTGCCGAACAATCGGGTCGCCGGCCGGGCGCTCCCTTCCCCGCACTACATCGCCAAAGCCGTCCGGTACGCCGTGCCATCGACAGGATAGCCCCGATTCCGTCATCCGCGACCGCGCCTTCGCAGACCGGCTTCGGATCGAGCCGGCACAGTAAACCTCTCGGGTTCCTGCCGCATCTGTCCGCGCGGCAGAAAACCGAATCTGGGACATCGGGCCGGCCGGTGGGCGAAACCGGTCCGGCCAAACGCCTATTTTCCTCGACAGCCCGAACTACCCCGCTCCGACGCGCAACCTCTCCCCCGAGACTTTTCCTCCCATGCGTCCCGCGTCCTCGAATACGCAGTCGACAGCCGATGCGGCAGACCGTTGACGCCGGACAATAAATGACCCGGACTTGCCTCGTTCGTTCCCAAGATCGTCAACAAATCGATCGCTCAACCTGTCATAAATCTTAAGAACGAACGAGGCAAGCCCGGGTCATTCTGCATGACGACATACCCGGCGGCAGTCCGCCCGAATTATCCGAGATAGGACTTGAGCAGCTTGCTCCGCGTACTGTGACGCAACCGGCGGATCGCCTTTTCCTTGATCTGGCGTACCCGCTCGCGGGTAAGGCCGAACTTCTCGCCGATCTCCTCGAGCGTCATCTCGGAACATCCGATTCCGAAAAAGTATTTGATGATATCCCGCTCGCGGTCGGTCAGCGTCGACAGGGCGCGCTCGACTTCCGTGCCGAGCGACTCGTTGATCAGTCCCCGGTCGGCGATCGGCGAATCGCTGTTGACCAGCACGTCGAGCAGACTGTTGTCCTCCCCGTCCGAGAAAGGCGCGTCGACCGAGACGTGACGGCCCGATACGCGCAGCGTGTCGGTCACTTTCTCCTTCGGCAGATCGAGCTCGTCGGCCAGTTCCTCGGGCGAGGGCGTGCGTTCGTGCTCCTGCTCGAAACGGGCGAAGGCCTTGTTGATTTTGTTCAGCGACCCCACCTGGTTCAGCGGCAACCGCACGATCCGGCTCTGTTCGGCCAGCGCCTGAAGGATCGACTGGCGTATCCACCATACGGCGTACGAAATGAACTTGAATCCCCTCGTCTCGTCGAACTTCTCGGCGGCCTTGATCAGCCCGAGATTTCCCTCGTTGATCAGATCGGGCAACGACAGGCCTTGGTTCTGATACTGTTTCGCAACAGAAACGACGAACCGCAGGTTGGCGCGTGTCAGTTTTTCGAGCGCTTCCTTGTCGCCCTTCTTGATCCGCTGCGCCAGATCGACCTCTTCCTCCACGGTGATCAAATCCTCCTTACCGATCTCCTGCAGATACTTGTCCAGCGACGCGCTCTCGCGATTGGTAATGGATTTGGTGATTTTTAATTGTCTCATGTTATCCCTTTCGTTGTTACGTGTCTTCCGCCTTCGAGAGGAAAGATTGTCCGGCCTCCTTATTCCGGAGGCCGGACAACCCCTCGCAGGGCAATCACCGGGGATGACTTCGGCCGCTTACTTGACGGTAGGCGAGTAGGCCACCACACGACCGTCGGGATATACGCCCTCGATGTATTCGATCTTCGACGTGATCCGGTTCAGATCGCCGATCGAGCGAACGGGACGATCGTTGATGTTCGTGATGATATAGCCTTTGCGAATCCGCGCGCTTTCGAGTATGCCGCCCGGCTCGATACCTACCACTTGCACGCCTCCGCCGATCTTCAGCGCCTTCTTGGTCCGCTCGGACACCTCGGCGAACTGACCTCCCAGCGCGTCGTATGCCGAAACGATATCCTTGGTGATTACCTCGGTGTTGCCTGCCTTATTACGCAGGACGACCTCGATTTGTTTCACGTCCGAGCCTTTTTTTACTCCGACCGTCACCTTATCGTTGGGCCGATGCTTGGCGATCTCCTCGGAAAGCTGAGCCGAACCGTCTATTTTGATGCCGTTGATCTCGACGATCACGTCGCCCGAGCGAATGCCGGCCGCATGGGCCGCCCCTTCCGGATCGACTTCGGCGACATAGATTCCGCCCGGCTCCCGAATGCCGGTTTTCTTACCCTCCTCCGTCTCGAGGAACTCTTCGGTCAGCGGAATATACTGAATGCCGAGCATCGCGCGCTGCACGACTCCGTGCTCCTTCAGGTCGACGACCACTTTCTTGACGATCGACGTCGGAACGGCGAACGCATAGCCGATGTAAGTGCCGCTGCGCGACTGGATCAGCGTATTGATGCCGACCAGCTCGCCTTTCGCGTTGACCAGCGCGCCGCCGCTGTTGCCCGGATTGACCGCCGCGTCGGTCTGGATGAACGACTCGAGGCTGAACTGGCTCGGCAGCGCCTTCAGGCTACGGCCTTTGGCGCTCACGATGCCGGCCGTAATCGTGCTGCGCAGGTCGAACGGGCTGCCGATGGCGAGCACCCACTCGCCCAGACGCAGGTCGTCCGAGTCGCCCATCGGGATCGTAGGCAGGTCCGTCGCGTCGATCTTAATGAGCGCCACGTCGGTCGTCGGGTCGGTCCCGATCACCTTCGCGTCGAACGAACGGTTGTCGTTCAGCGTCACGCGCAGTTTCGTGGCGTTTTCCACGACATGGTTATTCGTGACGATGTATCCGTCGGGGCTGATGATCACGCCCGACCCGCCGCTCTTGCGCTCGCGCGGCTGCTGGGGCTGCTGCTGATACCCCCGGGGCATGCCGAAGAACTCGAAAAACTGCTCGAATCCGCCTCCCCCGCTGTAATAGTCGTTCTCGACCTCCTGCGTATTGACGATATTGACGACGCCTTTCACCGCATTCTCGGCGGCATACGTCAGATCGGGATAGCTCCCCGGCTCGTAAGAAGTGAAATGCGTACCCACGTTCGAAGCGAACTCGGTCGAAGGAGCGGCATAGGCCTCGCCCTTCTCGGTCGCCCGGGCCACGCTGTAGGCAGTCGCTGCGCCGGCGGCCATCGAGGCGGCCAGCATGCCTGCAAATAACAGAACCTTTCTCATAGAAATAAGTGTTAAAATTATTAAAATAAAAAAGGTAAAATCAATTCATTTCGGTTCGAATTTTCGTTTTCCGGCAGGCGGCTTTCCCGTTTCGACATACGTTCGGGCCAGCCGCCCCCGTCTTTTTTCCGGCCCGCAGAATCCATACCAGACTCGGCAAGGAAAATTTCCGGGACACAATACAAACTCCGAAAGAGCCGCCCGTATTGTGTATCATCTCGTTTTTTTACCGTTTTCAGCCCCCGCCCTCCGTGACAGAAAACCGCTTCCGGTCCTCCGAGGCAATACC from Alistipes ihumii AP11 carries:
- a CDS encoding alkaline phosphatase family protein; this encodes MNRKHILIILSILLLLPWGGYGAKAKKAVFIIVDGVPADMIERLKPPAIGRIAAEGGYSRAYCGGIAGTYCETPTISAVGYNCILTSAWANKHNVWDNSPKPDYSYWSIFRIAKEQKRDVTTALYSSWTDNRTVLLGEGLPETGDLRIDYVVDGFDLDQKNYPKEKDDLQVYRIDDTVSRAAAAGIREQAPDLSWVYLWYTDDAGHIYGNGDYFDEYVMKADRQIERIWEAVEYREKYFDEEWMVVVTTDHGRGDDGHHHGGQSARERTSWIATNVRGNARFAEPWLSIVDIAPSLARFLDFDVPQEVLWEQDGAPFIGEADICALEAVRGNRTIELTWESLDDRAPATVYVSRTNDFKNGQCDQWTKAGRVKAGERRFVFDTGDDPNGFYKFVVVTPGNHLNCWVPEKK
- a CDS encoding TonB-dependent receptor, with amino-acid sequence MTRLTSFFFMLSMLSFPARADAQAASAVVHGTVVDVSSAPIVGATVAIEGTTLGAITDSEGKFLILGAEPGTAVVTVSFIGYKRFRSEPLELRRDESCELSVTLEPESSQLDGAVVVATRKVDSDAGLIAQMRSARYVASGISAQTIARTQDKDASEVIRRVPGISVIDDKFVIVRGLAQRYNNVWINGAAVPSSEADTRAFSFDVLPSSQIDNLLIVKSPAPELPADFSGGFIRIRTKVVPEENSLTISYGTGFNSVTHSNDFRYAPGSATDWLGFDNGMRSLKNVPHRVDNDDVTTVDRVTRTGFNNDWRVLSRRPTIDQKLNIALNRRFVTARRDAVGLVAALNYSNTNKSLLRMENSQFGIYNYTEDEPLYNFKYTDNQYTNDVKLGAMLNLSYVPAADKRSCVSRYEFRNIFNQLGRNRFTDREGWRNVSGYYEQQQDEYLYVSRSAYTGQFAGSHDWIRSGAKFDWNAAYSYSNRRQPDRRIVEREKNPENGIYEYSIDQGSVSRYFTSLDEHVVSAGANLSLPLFPDGMLRPELRTGLYGEYKTRRYATRNFLYKWNAYQNKLPAGFGSLPAEQIFAPENLGAPDKLHVQDETHNTDDYSAHSDVLAAYAALNMSLGRFNVYAGVRFESYRSSLESYPSETNFRTRTNTYRYNNALPSLNATYNLTPRMLVRLAYGMSVNRQEFRELSPSTYYDFDMFSTITGNPDLRQAVVQNVDLRYELYPAAGETISVAVFYKHFKNPIEWNYVDAGGSYQFSFENARSARNYGVEIDLRKSLAFIGMNNFMLTLNAAWIESKVLFGEQSREHDRPMQGQSPYLVNAGLFYQNGRIGFAAGILYNRIGKRIVGIGRVSTSGGDTFNSNIPDMYEMPRNSLDLTVGQRLCKWLEAKAAARDLLGDAVRFMQFPRFRDSEGVVHERSQTTKRYYPGRSFSLSLTATF
- a CDS encoding RNA polymerase sigma factor RpoD/SigA, with the protein product MRQLKITKSITNRESASLDKYLQEIGKEDLITVEEEVDLAQRIKKGDKEALEKLTRANLRFVVSVAKQYQNQGLSLPDLINEGNLGLIKAAEKFDETRGFKFISYAVWWIRQSILQALAEQSRIVRLPLNQVGSLNKINKAFARFEQEHERTPSPEELADELDLPKEKVTDTLRVSGRHVSVDAPFSDGEDNSLLDVLVNSDSPIADRGLINESLGTEVERALSTLTDRERDIIKYFFGIGCSEMTLEEIGEKFGLTRERVRQIKEKAIRRLRHSTRSKLLKSYLG
- a CDS encoding trypsin-like peptidase domain-containing protein; the protein is MRKVLLFAGMLAASMAAGAATAYSVARATEKGEAYAAPSTEFASNVGTHFTSYEPGSYPDLTYAAENAVKGVVNIVNTQEVENDYYSGGGGFEQFFEFFGMPRGYQQQPQQPRERKSGGSGVIISPDGYIVTNNHVVENATKLRVTLNDNRSFDAKVIGTDPTTDVALIKIDATDLPTIPMGDSDDLRLGEWVLAIGSPFDLRSTITAGIVSAKGRSLKALPSQFSLESFIQTDAAVNPGNSGGALVNAKGELVGINTLIQSRSGTYIGYAFAVPTSIVKKVVVDLKEHGVVQRAMLGIQYIPLTEEFLETEEGKKTGIREPGGIYVAEVDPEGAAHAAGIRSGDVIVEINGIKIDGSAQLSEEIAKHRPNDKVTVGVKKGSDVKQIEVVLRNKAGNTEVITKDIVSAYDALGGQFAEVSERTKKALKIGGGVQVVGIEPGGILESARIRKGYIITNINDRPVRSIGDLNRITSKIEYIEGVYPDGRVVAYSPTVK